A genomic segment from Peromyscus maniculatus bairdii isolate BWxNUB_F1_BW_parent chromosome 11, HU_Pman_BW_mat_3.1, whole genome shotgun sequence encodes:
- the En1 gene encoding homeobox protein engrailed-1, which translates to MEEQQPEPKSQRDSGLGAVAAAAAVVAAAAPGGLSLNLSPGASGSSGSDGDSVPVSPQPAPPSPPAAPCLPPLAHHPHLPPHPPPPPPPPPPPPPPPQHLAAPPHQPQPAAQLHRTTNFFIDNILRPDFGCKKEQPLPQLLVAAAAAGGGSGGGGGSRVERDRGQTGAGRDPVHSLGTRASGAASLLCAPDANCGPPDGSQPATAVSAGASKAGNPAAAAAAAAAAAAAAAVAAAAAAASKPSDSSGGSGGGAGSPGAQGAKFPEHNPAILLMGSANGGPVVKTDSQQPLVWPAWVYCTRYSDRPSSGPRTRKLKKKKNEKEDKRPRTAFTAEQLQRLKAEFQANRYITEQRRQTLAQELSLNESQIKIWFQNKRAKIKKATGIKNGLALHLMAQGLYNHSTTTVQDKDESE; encoded by the exons ATGGAAGAACAGCAGCCGGAGCCTAAAAGTCAGCGCGACTCGGGCCTCGgcgcggtggcagcggcggcggcggtggtggcggcggcggccccGGGCGGCCTCAGCCTGAACCTTAGCCCGGGAGccagcggcagcagcggcagcgatGGAGACAGCGTGCCCGTGTCCCCGCAGCCCGCGCCCCCGTCGCCGCCGGCGGCGCCCTGCCTGCCGCCCCTAGCCCATCACCCGCACCTCCCCCCgcaccccccgcccccgccgccgccgccgccgccaccgccgccgccaccgcagCATCTCGCGGCGCCTCCTCACCAGCCGCAGCCCGCGGCCCAGCTGCACCGCACCACCAACTTTTTCATCGATAACATCCTAAGGCCCGATTTCGGTTGCAAAAAGGAACAGCCCCTGCCGCAGCTCCtggtggcggcggctgcagccggAGGaggctcaggaggaggaggaggaagccgcGTGGAGCGTGACCGAGGCCAGACTGGTGCAGGTAGAGACCCTGTCCACTCGCTGGGCACGCGAGCTTCGGGCGCTGCCTCGCTCTTGTGCGCCCCGGATGCGAACTGTGGCCCACCCGACGGCTCCCAGCCGGCCACCGCCGTCAGCGCGGGAGCATCCAAAGCCGGGAACCCGgctgctgcggcggcggcggctgcagcggcggcggcggcggcagcggtagcggccgcggcggcggcggcatcgAAGCCCTCGGACAGCAGCGGCGGCAGTGGAGGCGGCGCAGGGAGTCCCGGAGCGCAGGGCGCCAAGTTCCCGGAACACAACCCCGCGATCCTCCTCATGGGCTCCGCTAACGGTGGGCCGGTGGTCAAGACAGACTCGCAGCAGCCTCTGGTTTGGCCCGCCTGGGTCTACTGCACACGCTACTCCGACCGTCCGTCCTCTG GTCCGCGCACTAGGaagctaaagaagaaaaagaacgaGAAGGAAGACAAGCGGCCGCGGACGGCGTTCACGGCAGAGCAGCTGCAGAGACTCAAGGCGGAGTTCCAGGCAAACCGCTACATCACGGAGCAGCGGAGACAGACCCTGGCCCAGGAGCTCAGCCTGAACGAGTCCCAGATCAAGATCTGGTTCCAAAACAAGCGTGCCAAGATCAAGAAAGCCACGGGCATCAAGAACGGCCTGGCGCTGCACCTCATGGCCCAAGGATTGTACAACCACTCTACCACCACGGTCCAGGACAAAGACGAAAGCGAGTAG